A single Brucella intermedia LMG 3301 DNA region contains:
- a CDS encoding SDR family oxidoreductase translates to MAPARSGQNRQRSIIITGCSSGIGAYCAEALKSQGWRVFATARKDADIGALRAKGIEAHYLDYTQPQTIANLVDGVLRQTDGTLDALFNNGAYAQPGAIEDLPVEALRQQFEANFFGWHDLTRRVIPVMRRQGHGRIVHCSSILGLVPMKWRGAYVASKFALEGLMLAQRMELEGSGIDVSLIEPGPIASRFTYNAASHAEANIDMEASVHRELYQRQMAKLKSGGTKSKNKLGPEAVYAVLLHALEAPRPRPHYVVTRPAKLGSLARRLMPARWLYRMLSDQS, encoded by the coding sequence ATGGCTCCGGCACGATCCGGTCAGAACCGACAGCGCAGCATCATCATTACCGGTTGCTCCTCCGGGATCGGCGCCTATTGCGCGGAAGCGCTGAAGAGCCAAGGCTGGCGCGTCTTTGCGACCGCCCGCAAGGATGCGGATATCGGAGCGCTCCGGGCAAAGGGCATTGAGGCGCATTACCTCGATTATACGCAGCCGCAGACGATCGCGAACCTGGTCGACGGGGTGCTGCGTCAGACTGACGGCACGCTTGATGCGCTGTTCAACAATGGCGCTTATGCACAGCCCGGCGCGATAGAGGACTTGCCGGTCGAAGCCTTGCGCCAGCAATTCGAAGCCAATTTCTTCGGCTGGCATGATTTGACCCGCCGCGTGATTCCCGTCATGCGCCGGCAAGGGCACGGGCGCATCGTTCATTGCTCATCGATTCTGGGACTGGTGCCCATGAAATGGCGAGGCGCTTATGTGGCGTCCAAATTTGCGCTTGAAGGGCTGATGCTTGCGCAACGCATGGAATTGGAAGGTTCCGGTATCGATGTGTCGCTGATCGAGCCCGGTCCGATTGCGTCGCGCTTTACCTACAATGCCGCCAGCCATGCGGAAGCCAATATCGATATGGAGGCGTCTGTTCATCGCGAGCTTTACCAGCGCCAGATGGCGAAATTGAAAAGTGGCGGCACAAAATCCAAGAACAAGCTTGGACCGGAAGCCGTCTATGCTGTACTGCTTCATGCATTGGAGGCGCCGCGTCCCCGACCGCATTACGTGGTGACGAGACCGGCGAAACTTGGTTCACTGGCGCGGCGCCTGATGCCTGCACGCTGGCTTTACCGAATGCTGTCCGACCAGTCATGA
- a CDS encoding YihY/virulence factor BrkB family protein, which produces MRKIRRFLRQITWDVIGHFSSDDGWAFASHIALSGLMALFPFLIFATTLASFLGTKEFADTAVHVIFDMWPSNIAAPIANEVMNVLTVQRSGLLTLSVIAAAYFASNGVEALRIALNRAYRVTDQRSIIFCRLQSLGFVLVGTLSLMAISFLLVLAPLAVRIAEQWFPDIAPFTGTIAFWRYTVAVAVLVLALFMVHIWLPAGRRSLGDILPGILVTLIAWLAAAMAFAKYLETFANYVTTYAGLASIMVAIVFLYMLSAIFIIGAEINAAIMIFRKREQQPELNS; this is translated from the coding sequence ATGCGAAAAATCAGACGTTTTCTCCGTCAGATCACCTGGGACGTCATTGGTCATTTCAGTTCGGACGACGGTTGGGCTTTCGCCAGCCACATTGCGCTTTCCGGCCTGATGGCGCTGTTTCCGTTCCTCATCTTCGCCACGACGCTTGCGAGCTTTCTCGGCACCAAGGAATTTGCCGATACGGCGGTGCATGTCATCTTCGACATGTGGCCGTCGAACATCGCCGCTCCCATCGCCAACGAGGTGATGAACGTGCTGACCGTCCAACGCAGCGGGCTTCTGACCCTCAGCGTCATCGCGGCCGCCTATTTTGCCTCCAACGGCGTCGAGGCGCTGCGCATCGCGCTTAACCGAGCCTATCGGGTGACAGACCAGCGTTCGATCATTTTCTGCCGCCTGCAAAGTCTCGGCTTCGTTCTGGTCGGCACGCTGAGCCTGATGGCCATCAGCTTCCTGCTGGTTCTGGCGCCGCTTGCCGTGCGTATTGCCGAACAATGGTTTCCTGACATAGCCCCGTTCACAGGCACCATCGCCTTCTGGCGCTATACGGTAGCGGTGGCGGTTCTGGTTCTGGCGCTGTTCATGGTACACATCTGGCTTCCCGCCGGGCGACGCAGCCTCGGCGACATCCTGCCGGGCATACTGGTCACGCTCATCGCCTGGCTTGCCGCTGCGATGGCCTTTGCCAAATATCTGGAAACCTTTGCCAATTACGTGACGACCTATGCCGGTCTGGCCTCGATCATGGTGGCGATCGTCTTTCTCTACATGCTGTCGGCAATTTTCATCATCGGCGCGGAAATAAACGCCGCCATCATGATTTTCCGCAAGCGAGAGCAACAGCCCGAGCTTAACTCATAA